A section of the Corynebacterium tuberculostearicum genome encodes:
- a CDS encoding zinc-dependent metalloprotease codes for MSNGFGFSFPNNDDDDNDGRRDQNPFGAFGGANGGGLGDMLNQFGQMLSGMGSSMNSPENSGPVNYDMAKRIALQQISQSKAVSADDTKAVEESVRLAELWLDDATYLPTASGTAKAWDSKQWLEETMPAWQRMVTPVAEHMNDAQLDSMPEEAREMMGPMTKMMNQMSGMNFGMQLGHALGDLASQALTGSDFGLPIAPANTVALLPQTIQKVARELNVPGQEVLVYIAAREAARQRLFKHVPWLVERIVSSVEEYAIGLVIDTSHLEEVTRELNLESGDPQAIQDAMSKLQGMDLSPRITSKNTAAASRLETLLALVEGWAEHVVTEALGERIPSTSKLTQAWAHRRSTGGSAENAFSKVVGIELNAPKVSEAAELWRRATVAVGAEKRDKAWDHPDFLPTAEHLDNPAAFIDSLLDEGPDEGFEEEFAKLEEMLKNGEDSSAAQGDEPKESENPEAKDEKKDKGNEDGDN; via the coding sequence ATGAGCAACGGATTCGGTTTTTCTTTCCCCAATAACGATGACGACGATAATGACGGACGTCGTGACCAGAACCCGTTCGGCGCATTCGGCGGCGCTAATGGTGGCGGCCTGGGTGACATGCTGAACCAGTTCGGTCAGATGCTGTCCGGCATGGGCTCTTCCATGAACTCGCCGGAAAACTCCGGCCCCGTTAATTACGACATGGCTAAGCGCATCGCCCTGCAGCAGATCTCGCAGTCCAAGGCGGTAAGCGCGGACGATACCAAGGCTGTGGAGGAATCCGTCCGCTTGGCGGAGCTCTGGCTTGATGACGCCACCTATTTGCCCACCGCCTCCGGCACGGCCAAGGCCTGGGATTCCAAGCAGTGGTTGGAAGAGACCATGCCGGCGTGGCAGCGCATGGTCACCCCGGTGGCAGAGCACATGAATGATGCTCAGCTGGACTCCATGCCGGAGGAGGCCCGCGAAATGATGGGCCCCATGACCAAGATGATGAACCAAATGTCTGGCATGAACTTTGGCATGCAGCTCGGCCACGCCTTGGGCGATTTGGCCTCCCAGGCGCTGACCGGCTCCGACTTCGGCCTGCCCATCGCCCCAGCCAATACTGTGGCACTGTTGCCACAGACCATCCAGAAGGTCGCCCGCGAGCTCAATGTTCCTGGCCAGGAGGTACTGGTTTATATTGCCGCCCGCGAGGCTGCCCGCCAGCGCCTGTTCAAGCACGTGCCCTGGCTGGTAGAGCGCATCGTCTCCTCCGTGGAGGAATATGCCATCGGCCTGGTTATTGATACCTCCCACCTGGAGGAAGTCACCCGCGAGCTCAACCTCGAGTCCGGCGATCCACAGGCAATCCAGGACGCAATGAGCAAGTTGCAGGGCATGGACCTCTCCCCGCGCATTACGTCCAAGAACACTGCGGCCGCATCCCGTCTCGAGACCCTGTTGGCGCTGGTGGAAGGCTGGGCCGAGCACGTTGTTACTGAGGCACTGGGCGAGCGCATCCCGTCGACCTCGAAGCTGACCCAGGCATGGGCGCACCGCCGCAGCACCGGCGGTTCCGCCGAGAACGCCTTCAGCAAGGTGGTCGGCATCGAACTTAATGCCCCTAAGGTCTCTGAGGCCGCAGAGCTATGGCGCCGCGCCACCGTCGCCGTAGGCGCGGAAAAGCGCGATAAGGCCTGGGATCACCCAGACTTCCTGCCCACTGCAGAGCACCTCGATAATCCGGCCGCCTTTATCGACTCCCTGCTGGACGAAGGCCCGGATGAAGGCTTCGAAGAAGAGTTTGCAAAGCTGGAGGAAATGCTGAAGAACGGCGAGGATTCCTCTGCCGCGCAGGGCGACGAGCCCAAGGAGTCCGAGAACCCGGAAGCCAAGGACGAGAAGAAAGACAAGGGCAACGAGGACGGCGACAACTAG
- a CDS encoding YlbL family protein has protein sequence MNSPASRRVRTIAWGAIPVVLTGALVSLDHIPGTDVSLTVPYAAEGPGPTVDTLGEVDGTQVVDVQAPKTYDTDGHLNMTTVSVRTNMTLAQALGRWMMTDDTIVPIDTVIPQNMSDKEVEESNKQAFTQSESAATVAAMDYLHLPVKITIAEVMDEGAAQGTLKKDDVITAVDGKEVSEPGEVQDVIKQKSPGDKVTLTVQRGGKEQEEEIELGENPHQKGQAMLGIAMLSVPQDDIKVKYNLQDIGGPSAGMMFTLAVIDKLNEEDLTGGKFVAGTGTIQEDGKVGPIGGIQHKIAAAHEAGAELFLAPKDNCSEAAASDHGDMPIAEVSTLDEAVSTMKDFADGKDIKTCQ, from the coding sequence GTGAATTCTCCTGCTAGCCGTCGCGTCCGCACCATCGCATGGGGTGCCATCCCCGTCGTCCTCACCGGTGCGTTGGTATCGCTTGACCATATCCCCGGCACCGATGTGTCTTTGACCGTGCCTTATGCCGCTGAAGGCCCAGGACCCACGGTGGACACATTGGGTGAGGTCGACGGCACCCAGGTCGTCGATGTCCAGGCGCCGAAAACCTATGACACCGACGGCCACCTCAACATGACCACGGTGTCTGTGCGCACCAATATGACCCTCGCGCAGGCGCTGGGCCGCTGGATGATGACCGATGACACCATCGTGCCCATCGATACCGTCATTCCGCAGAATATGAGCGATAAAGAGGTAGAAGAGTCCAATAAGCAGGCCTTTACCCAGTCCGAGTCTGCAGCCACCGTGGCGGCCATGGATTACCTGCACCTGCCGGTAAAGATCACCATCGCGGAAGTCATGGATGAGGGCGCGGCGCAGGGCACGCTGAAGAAGGACGATGTCATAACCGCAGTAGACGGCAAGGAGGTCTCGGAACCGGGCGAGGTCCAAGACGTCATTAAGCAGAAAAGCCCTGGCGATAAGGTCACGCTGACCGTCCAGCGGGGCGGCAAGGAGCAAGAAGAAGAAATCGAGCTAGGGGAGAACCCCCACCAGAAGGGACAGGCAATGCTGGGCATCGCCATGCTCTCGGTCCCGCAAGACGATATTAAGGTCAAATACAACCTGCAGGATATTGGCGGTCCCTCCGCCGGCATGATGTTTACCCTGGCGGTCATCGATAAGCTCAACGAGGAAGACCTCACCGGCGGCAAGTTCGTGGCCGGTACGGGCACAATTCAGGAAGACGGCAAAGTGGGCCCCATTGGCGGCATCCAACATAAAATTGCCGCGGCGCACGAGGCGGGCGCGGAGCTCTTCCTCGCGCCGAAGGATAATTGCTCCGAGGCCGCCGCGAGCGACCACGGCGATATGCCCATCGCGGAAGTTTCCACTTTGGATGAGGCAGTGTCCACGATGAAGGACTTCGCGGACGGCAAGGATATTAAAACCTGCCAGTAG
- a CDS encoding beta-N-acetylglucosaminidase has product MRRITLTRLTATRATAAALLLGVGVSTAACSSDDAAPADAPVETSPAGAESTAPAADTAEETSTASSSSSTVASSAESSAAESSGVSEGASASKEPGNEKLEKSVAKAYDIFAPVAPKELFAHFDRCDSTGGDDSYNCSGPEVGQFQFFRSHSKAKQTTQVLTELRSSQVIEDDGDRVVGWSTLGTTAVITVVDNKEGMVMQQMISSDQEDPEEKIKELGLAK; this is encoded by the coding sequence GTGCGACGCATTACTCTCACTCGCCTGACCGCCACCCGCGCCACCGCAGCAGCGCTTCTGCTGGGTGTAGGCGTGAGCACTGCCGCTTGTTCCTCGGACGATGCCGCGCCTGCCGACGCCCCCGTGGAGACTTCCCCTGCCGGCGCCGAGTCCACCGCCCCTGCAGCGGATACCGCTGAGGAAACCAGCACCGCCTCTAGCTCCTCTTCCACCGTTGCGTCCAGCGCGGAATCGAGCGCGGCGGAAAGCTCGGGGGTGTCTGAGGGGGCGTCGGCAAGCAAGGAACCCGGCAACGAAAAATTGGAAAAGTCGGTGGCCAAGGCCTATGACATCTTTGCTCCGGTAGCGCCCAAGGAGCTCTTCGCGCACTTCGACCGCTGCGATTCCACGGGCGGCGACGATTCCTATAACTGCTCTGGGCCGGAGGTAGGCCAGTTCCAGTTCTTCCGCTCGCACTCCAAGGCCAAGCAAACCACGCAGGTGCTCACCGAGCTGCGCAGCTCGCAGGTCATTGAGGATGACGGCGACCGCGTCGTAGGCTGGTCCACCTTAGGAACCACCGCAGTCATCACCGTGGTGGACAATAAAGAAGGCATGGTTATGCAGCAGATGATCTCCTCCGACCAGGAAGACCCGGAAGAGAAGATCAAGGAGCTGGGCCTAGCTAAGTAG
- a CDS encoding PPA1309 family protein, with amino-acid sequence MSSPELSQPALNRAMTEAVDFVHAEGWDARPTIFALVPTHLVADQLAALDEEDAAPLTLIVQDNVPENIEPGSEQLADYVSRLAWPREVAGVILAQEIKFRDTSSEDPSPRPARLYSGALREEGIETTLLQLRPTEEELEAAGPFAEDDIQLRGGPQVAPGVIAALRYGLNQDPDELD; translated from the coding sequence ATGAGTTCCCCCGAATTATCACAGCCAGCTTTAAACCGCGCGATGACCGAAGCCGTGGATTTCGTCCACGCCGAAGGCTGGGACGCCCGCCCCACCATCTTCGCGCTGGTTCCCACCCACTTGGTAGCCGATCAGCTTGCCGCGCTCGATGAAGAGGACGCCGCACCGCTTACCCTCATCGTGCAGGATAATGTGCCCGAAAACATTGAGCCTGGTTCAGAGCAGCTGGCCGATTATGTCTCCCGCCTGGCCTGGCCGCGAGAGGTTGCCGGCGTCATCTTGGCCCAAGAGATTAAGTTCCGCGATACCTCCAGCGAGGACCCCTCCCCTCGCCCGGCGCGCCTTTATTCCGGTGCGCTGCGCGAGGAAGGCATCGAAACCACGTTGCTGCAGCTGCGCCCCACCGAGGAGGAGTTGGAAGCGGCCGGACCGTTCGCGGAAGATGACATCCAGCTGCGCGGCGGTCCCCAGGTGGCTCCGGGGGTCATTGCGGCCTTGCGCTATGGGCTGAACCAAGACCCGGATGAGCTAGATTAG